Proteins found in one Aspergillus chevalieri M1 DNA, chromosome 2, nearly complete sequence genomic segment:
- a CDS encoding VanZ family protein (COG:S;~EggNog:ENOG410PNRV;~SECRETED:SignalP(1-21);~TransMembrane:3 (n6-17c21/22o41-59i66-88o100-117i)): protein MRIRYSFAGAFILLVLVAAYAGLLPHNTSSPIPPNLQPNDKFLHLITFFLLSLIFYWIFDTSRRRALHLTLLVCTLALGVGSEVLQGLLPNDRPFDPLDLLANLVGSLGAVGLCGWYHRRMLERRRKARYGALADDEVAGDDVELSGMGHGRDEESGLGPQENGVMSLEQEVDNWDENAVDRWDEEDGLDEHGNGVRDQKAGGAGATAGIDEGKKRSD, encoded by the exons ATGCGGATCCGCTACTCCTTCGCGG GCgccttcatcctcctcgtcctagTCGCAGCCTACGCCGGCCTCCTTCCCCACAACACCTCTTCACCCATCCCCCCGAACCTGCAACCAAACGACAAATTCTTGCATCTGATaactttcttcctcctctccctaATCTTCTACTGGATCTTCGACACCTCGCGCCGCCGTGCCCTGCACCTGACCCTCCTCGTCTGCACACTGGCCCTCGGCGTCGGCTCCGAGGTCCTACAGGGCCTCCTCCCCAACGACCGACCGTTCGACCCGCTCGATCTTCTTGCGAATCTCGTGGGTAGTCTTGGTGCGGTTGGTCTGTGCGGATGGTATCATCGGCGAATGCTGGAGAGAAGGCGGAAGGCGAGGTATGGGGCGCTGGCGGATGATGAGGTTGCTGGGGATGATGTGGAGTTGAGTGGTATGGGCCATGGGCGTGATGAGGAGAGTGGATTGGGGCCGCAGGAGAATGGGGTTATGTCGTTGGAGCAGGAGGTGGATAATTGGGATGAAAATGCGGTTGATCGTtgggacgaggaggatggacTTGATGAACATGGTAACGGTGTTCGTGATCAGAaggctggtggtgctggggCCACTGCTGGAATTGATGAGGGGAAGAAGCGGAGTGATTGA